In the genome of Vicia villosa cultivar HV-30 ecotype Madison, WI linkage group LG7, Vvil1.0, whole genome shotgun sequence, one region contains:
- the LOC131620537 gene encoding uncharacterized protein At4g28440-like, with product MAEAKPGLRKPVFTKVEQLRPGTSGHTLTVKVVNTKMVMQKGRPDGPQPRQMRIAESLVGDETGMIIFTARNDQVDLLKEGSTIILRNAKIDMFKGSMRLAVDKWGRVEVTEPAEFTVKEDNNLSLIEYELVNVVE from the exons ATGGCAGAGGCAAAACCTGGATTGAGAAAGCCGGTTTTCACTAAGGTTGAACAGCTTCGACCGGGGACTAGTGGTCATACTTTGACTGTGAAAGTGGTGAATACTAAGATGGTGATGCAGAAGGGTCGTCCGGATGGTCCTCAACCGCGACAAATGAGAATTGCTGAGAGTTTGGTGGGGGATGAGACGGGGATGATCATATTTACAGCTAGAAATGATCAAG TGGATCTGCTGAAAGAGGGTTCAACCATCATTTTGCGAAATGCAAAAATCGACATGTTTAAAGGATCAATGAGGCTTGCTGTGGACAAATGGGGCCGTGTCGAAGTAACAGAACCTGCTGAGTTCACTGTTAAGGAAGACAACAACCTCTCCCTTATCGAATATGAACTTGTTAATGTTGTGGAGTAA